The Lycium barbarum isolate Lr01 chromosome 12, ASM1917538v2, whole genome shotgun sequence genome includes a region encoding these proteins:
- the LOC132622281 gene encoding putative two-component response regulator ARR19 — protein MIKGLELDLSENSSKNSPCLSMGIGEQPIILENSNNNKSSAGVRPYLRSKMPRLRWTHDLHRSFVHAVERLGGEDRATPKMVLQLMDVKGLTISHVKSHLQMYRSMKHEQMMQAEVEAANGSKRNRMDGPDQMNYTHENFLKYYNNGKAFFDGHPNSTVTTNYSDLASRPTIFPPSWKHLQEMRENKIMGFEGTSDPNTMFKDFFNGCNVQDGTRNKMVRQYGSSTLSNKSAFSIIETAEEEDSGSTLTLSLGASASLDMTNISLELTLG, from the exons ATGATAAAGGGGTTAGAGCTAGACTTGTCTGAAAATTCTTCAAAAAATTCTCCTTGTTTATCGATGGGAATTGGGGAGCAGCCAATAATATTAGAAAATAGCAATAACAATAAATCATCAGCAGGGGTAAGACCATATCTTAGATCCAAAATGCCGAGGCTGAGATGGACACATGATCTTCACCGTAGCTTTGTACATGCTGTTGAAAGACTTGGTGGAGAAGATC GAGCAACTCCGAAGATGGTGCTACAATTGATGGATGTGAAGGGCCTCACCATATCTCACGTTAAGAGTCACCTTCAG ATGTACAGAAGCATGAAGCATGAACAGATGATGCAAG CTGAAGTAGAAGCAGCAAATGGGAGTAAGAGGAATAGAATGGATGGTCCAGATCAAATGAATTATACCCATGAAAACTTTCTTAAATACTATAATAATGGCAAAGCCTTCTTTGATGGACATCCTAATTCGACAGTAACGACTAACTATTCGGACCTTGCCTCCAGGCCTACTATTTTTCCTCCTTCATG GAAACATTTGCAAGAGATGAGGGAAAATAAGATCATGGGATTCGAAGGAACATCCGATCCTAACACTATGTTCAAGGATTTTTTCAATGGTTGCAATGTTCAA GATGGCACTAGGAACAAAATGGTACGACAATATGGTAGCAGTACTTTGTCAAATAAGAGTGCATTTTCAATTATTGAAACAGCTGAAGAGGAAGACTCTGGTAGCACTCTGACGTTGTCCTTAGGAGCATCTGCCAGTTTAGATATGACTAATATCTCTCTTGAGCTCACCCTTGGTTAA
- the LOC132623255 gene encoding glycine-rich protein 23-like: MATKILVIVLIITSVVAYPTSARSLMAMKAKAAADEQKEYFRHPLPPFFGGFGGMRGGIRPPFGLGAGIGGLGGGIGGTFGSGFGPFIGGGGTSSVAGGAGTGTGFGSSINEGFGDNGGDNPNNENGALGAGDLVEGGDAAIGHDLP; the protein is encoded by the coding sequence ATGGCAACAAAGATTCTCGTTATTGTTCTTATTATCACCAGTGTTGTTGCTTACCCTACAAGCGCGAGGAGCCTAATGGCAATGAAGGCAAAAGCAGCAGCTGATGAGCAGAAGGAATATTTTCGACACCCTTTACCACCTTTTTTTGGCGGTTTTGGTGGTATGAGAGGTGGAATTAGGCCTCCATTTGGTTTAGGAGCAGGTATTGGTGGACTTGGTGGTGGTATTGGAGGTACATTTGGAAGTGGTTTTGGCCCTTTTATTGGAGGTGGTGGAACAAGTAGTGTTGCAGGTGGAGCTGGAACTGGAACAGGATTTGGTTCTAGTATTAATGAAGGTTTTGGTGACAATGGTGGCGATAATCCTAATAATGAAAATGGTGCACTTGGTGCAGGTGACCTAGTTGAAGGAGGTGATGCAGCAATTGGACATGACCTGCCTTGA
- the LOC132624625 gene encoding glycine-rich cell wall structural protein 1-like yields the protein MANFSRSLCVALLVLSIVMACMEEGRGEDGDDYCNYGGWRGCKSFYNRVGGGGGGGGGGSGNGGPGHGEGHGAGAGVGVGGGGGGGGHGGGGGNGAGGSGHGEGFGAGVGTEGGGGGGGGSGGGGVSGVDGGYGHGSGFGAGAGFGTFGGRKGGGGFAGGGGGGGGGGGGGGEGGSAGGSGHGSGFGAGVGGGVSGAGGGGGGGGGGGGGTNGGYGHGSGFGMGVGFGGNGGGGGGGGGGGGGGGGGSNGAGVGSSHGSGFGAGGGFGGAGGGSGGGGGEGGGGGGRNTTDDNGLGEGYGHGEGSGYGSNSNNGGIGMGFGMGMGFGFGIGTATSANSSPVDEASKIGDKQP from the coding sequence ATGGCTAATTTTAGTCGTTCGTTGTGTGTGGCTCTTCTTGTACTAAGCATTGTTATGGCATGCATGGAGGAGGGACGTGGGGAGGATGGAGATGATTATTGCAACTATGGTGGTTGGCGTGGCTGCAAAAGCTTTTATAATCGTGTAGGAGgaggaggtggtggtggaggaggagGAAGTGGCAATGGAGGTCCGGGACACGGAGAAGGTCATGGTGCAGGGGCAGGTGTTGGTGTGGGAGGTGGTGGAGGTGGAGGAggccatggtggtggtggtgggaaTGGAGCTGGTGGTTCTGGTCATGGTGAAGGATTTGGAGCTGGAGTTGGTACAGAAGGTGGTGGTGGAGGTGGTGGAGGGTCTGGAGGTGGAGGTGTTAGTGGTGTAGATGGAGGGTATGGTCATGGTAGTGGTTTTGGAGCAGGTGCAGGTTTTGGAACTTTTGGTGGACGTAAAGGTGGTGGCGGTTTTGCAGGGGGAGGTGGaggaggtggtggtggtggtggtggaggtggTGAGGGTGGTTCTGCAGGAGGATCAGGTCATGGTAGTGGCTTTGGTGCTGGAGTTGGTGGGGGAGTCAGTGGGGCAGGtggaggtggtggtggtggtggtggcggCGGCGGTGGCACCAACGGTGGGTATGGTCATGGAAGTGGTTTCGGAATGGGTGTAGGTTTTGGTGGAAAtggaggtggtggtggtggagggGGAGGTGGAGGTGGAGGTGGAGGTGGTGGCAGCAATGGCGCTGGTGTAGGTTCTAGCCACGGAAGTGGTTTTGGGGCAGGTGGTGGATTTGGTGGTGCTGGTGGTGGCAGTGGTGGAGGAGgtggagaaggaggaggaggaggaggtagAAACACTACTGATGACAATGGTCTGGGTGAAGGATATGGGCATGGAGAAGGCAGTGGCTATGGTAGCAATAGTAATAATGGTGGTATTGGAATGGGATTTGGTATGGGCATGGGATTTGGCTTTGGCATTGGAACAGCTACAAGTGCAAATTCTAGTCCTGTTGATGAAGCTAGCAAGATTGGTGACAAACAACCCTAA